From the Lolium rigidum isolate FL_2022 chromosome 2, APGP_CSIRO_Lrig_0.1, whole genome shotgun sequence genome, one window contains:
- the LOC124692113 gene encoding casein kinase 1-like protein 4 produces MDRIVGSKYKLGRKIGSGSFGEIYLATHVDTYEIVAVKIENSKTNHPQLLYEAKLYNALQGGTGIANIKWCGIDGEENVLVIDLLGPSLEDLFVYCGRRFSLKTVLMLADQMITRIEFLHSKGYLHRDIKPDNFLMGLGRKANQVYIIDFGLAKRYRDSTTNRHIPYRENKNLTGTARYASCNTHLGIEQSRRDDLESIGYVLLYFLRGSLPWQGLKAATKKQKYDKISEKKLSTPIEVLCKSHPVEFASYFHYCHSLTFDQRPDYGFLRRLFRDLSDREGYAFDHVFDWTLLKCKQTQKVKAQQQDPGVSSRQAPINMDKHQVSGSRAAEASGQLEAEQRPAIRMQIRSSAENSRSNNRHSDKLRLGASTDNAFLQSTSSGNADAQRKNISISKTQGLVDPHNHGTNNQGPSNQL; encoded by the exons ATGGATCGGATCGTCGGCAGCAAGTACAAGCTGGGCCGCAAGATCGGGAGCGGCTCCTTCGGGGAGATCTACCTCG CGACGCACGTCGACACGTACGAGATCGTCGCCGTGAAGATC GAAAACAGTAAAACCAATCACCCCCAATTGCTTTATGAGGCCAAGCTGTATAATGCTCTCCAGGGAGGGA CTGGTATTGCAAACATAAAATGGTGTGGAATTGATGGTGAGGAAAATGTTCTTGTTATTGATTTGCTTGGGCCAAGTCTCGAGGATTTGTTTGTTTATTGCGGCCGGAGATTCTCACTGAAGACAGTTTTGATGTTGGCAGATCAGATG ATAACAAGAATAGAGTTTCTGCACTCCAAGGGGTATTTGCACAGAGATATCAAGCCCGATAACTTCCTTATGGGCCTTGGTCGAAAAGCAAATCAG GTCTACATCATTGACTTTGGACTTGCAAAAAGATACCGTGACTCAACCACCAATCGCCACATACCTTATAG AGAAAATAAAAACTTGACTGGAACAGCTCGCTATGCAAGTTGCAACACTCATCTTGGGATTG AGCAAAGCCGAAGGGATGATTTGGAGTCCATTGGATATGTTCTGTTGTATTTTCTCAGGGGAAG TCTTCCTTGGCAGGGTTTGAAAGCTGCTACAAAGAAGCAGAAGTATGACAAAATAAGCGAGAAGAAACTTTCAACACCTATCGAG GTTTTATGTAAATCACACCCTGTGGAATTTGCGTCTTATTTCCACTATTGCCATTCATTGACATTTGATCAACGGCCAGACTATGGATTTCTGCGACGGCTCTTTAGAGATCTGTCTGACCGTGAAG GTTACGCGTTTGACCATGTCTTTGACTGGACATTATTGAAGTGTAAGCAAACCCAGAAGGTGAAGGCTCAACAG CAAGATCCAGGTGTAAGTAGCAGGCAGGCTCCAATTAATATGGACAAGCACCAAG TCAGTGGTTCACGGGCAGCTGAAGCCTCTGGTCAGCTTGAAGCAGAACAACGCCCGGCAATCAGAATGCAAATAAGATCTAGTGCCGAGAACAGCCGTTCAAATAATCGACATTCTGATAAATTG AGGTTGGGTGCTAGCACCGATAATGCATTTCTGCAATCGACATCATCTGGTAATGCTGATGCCCAAAGGAAGAATATATCAATATCGAAAACACAGGGGCTTGTTGACCCCCACAATCATGGAACTAACAATCAAGGGCCTTCAAACCAACTTTAA
- the LOC124692114 gene encoding lactoylglutathione lyase GLX1-like: protein MRALYMAVGRGAVACATPAAAVPRRSLLLSTAAAGAALQSEPIRLSGRSTSGTAKLRASADAAQAAATSFVSKEEAFAWAKKDNRRLLHVVYRVGDIDRTIKFYTECLGMKLLRKRDIPEEKYTNAFLGYGPEEAQFVVELTYNYGVDKYDIGAGFGHFGIATDDVSKTVELIRAKGGKVTREPGPVKGGKTVIAFVEDPDGYKFEILERPGTPEPLCQVMLRVGDLDRAISFYEKACGMELLRKRDNPEYKYTVAMMGYGPEDKNAVLELTYNYGVTEYDKGNAYGQIAIGTDDVYKTAEVVKLSGGQVVREAGPLPGINTKITAILDPDGWKSVFVDNIDFAKELE, encoded by the exons ATGAGGGCTCTCTACATGGCCGTCGGCCGtggcgccgtcgcctgcgccaccCCGGCCGCCGCTGTCCCCCGGAGATCGCTGCTCCTCTCCACCGCTGCCGCAGGTGCAG CGCTGCAGTCGGAGCCGATCAGGCTTAGCGGCAGGAGCACGAGCGGCACGGCGAAGCTCCGGGCATCGGCGGACGCCGCGCAGGCTGCGGCCACCTCGTTCGTCAGCAAAGAGGAGGCGTTCGCGTGGGCGAAGAAGGACAACAGGAGGCTCCTCCACGTCGTCTACCGCGTCGGCGACATCGACAGAACGATCAA GTTCTACACGGAATGTCTGGGCATGAAGCTGCTGAGGAAGCGCGACATACCCGAAGAGAAATACACCAACGCTTTCCTCGGATACGGCCCCGAGGAAGCTCAGTTCGTCGTCGAGCTCACCTACA ACTACGGGGTCGACAAGTACGATATTGGAGCAGGGTTTGGTCATTTTGGCATCGCCACTGATGAT GTGTCAAAGACGGTTGAACTCATAAGGGCAAAGGGAGGCAAGGTGACGAGGGAGCCAGGCCCAGTCAAGGGAGGCAAGACCGTCATCGCGTTCGTCGAGGACCCCGACGGCTACAAGTTTGAGATCCTCGAGAGGCCAGGGACACCAGAGCCGTTGTGCCAGGTGATGCTCCGGGTCGGCGATCTCGATCGAGCCATAAGCTTCTACGAGAAG GCTTGTGGCATGGAGCTGCTACGGAAGCGAGACAACCCTGAATACAAG TACACGGTAGCGATGATGGGGTACGGACCGGAAGACAAGAATGCGGTTCTGGAGCTGACCTACAACTACGGCGTCACCGAATATGACAAGGGCAACGCGTACGGTCAA ATCGCCATTGGCACCGACGATGTCTACAAGACGGCTGAGGTGGTGAAGCTGTCGGGAGGGCAGGTGGTTCGGGAGGCCGGCCCCTTGCCGGGGATCAACACCAAGATCACAGCTATCCTGGACCCTGATGGGTGGAAATCG GTGTTTGTCGACAATATAGACTTTGCCAAAGAACTGGAGTAG